From Plasmodium falciparum 3D7 genome assembly, chromosome: 9, one genomic window encodes:
- a CDS encoding transcription elongation factor 1, putative, with product MARSKVKKVKPRKKKPLKLDKQFNCPFCSYKKSVDIKLHRSKGIGELACLKCGVKYVNQITSLDECIDVYSEWVDKCLEANKKGCNEFFFNDDLLSLNNLEDKDIIDQTIE from the exons ATGGCTAGGAGTAAAGTGAAGAAAGTAAAAccgagaaaaaaaaaacctttAAAATTGGATAAACAATTTAATTGTCCTTTTTGTAGTTATAAAAAATCAGTCGATATAAAACT ACATAGGTCCAAAGGGATTGGAGAATTAGCTTGTCTAAAATGTGGTGTTAAATATGTTAATCAAATAACGAGTTTAGATGAATGTATAGATGTTTATAGCGAATGGGTAGATAAATGTCTTGAAGCTAATAAAAAAGGATGTaacgaatttttttttaatgatgaTTTGCTgtcattaaataatttagaaGATAAAGATATTATAGACCAAACAATcgaataa
- a CDS encoding major facilitator superfamily-related transporter, putative: MASDVSKENISQLKYEGQAPNDLKINKWIALVLYAIVASVATFVHGGFSGWQPIIYKTGAFSELCKEGDEVQIFKVDENISYNSCGNRDAAINNLFTLSFFLHFFLSSMSGFILDTFGEKVCFLCGQIILALAFFSLAILKFSYVWYIFFFLLGVSADLSFIPLLKISKYFPGQESLIFGILGSARSTGFAVGLLLKIAFFYLFNFGNNEFYILCVIYLCTCILFSFLVGIFIMPGKSTNNKSTMQGQDNIQINSERATGSSMTDKKNNNNNNNNNNNGIFQEMENLESGKRSSINISDRNSLSKPQNNNNNNTSLLEYIKSLWAHPQKWEYLITVFICSSSMIRFDYFIKTNRSFFMTNAYDLTTVFSLSTVLSFLPSPLFGYISGKLGSVYGILINNLFILLTYVCVLFNPILFKYIAIFTFFFFISFAFSCFYCYVDEKYSKEHFGKLCGIMFAVSAICLSINFYLTYLTDVVYAKLGEFKHMPVTYGLNVLGLVSLIGCIYLKVTEKKKNKN, from the coding sequence ATGGCGTCAGATGTAtcaaaggaaaatatatcaCAACTTAAGTATGAAGGTCAAGCACCCAACGACCTAAAAATTAACAAATGGATTGCCCTTGTATTATATGCCATAGTGGCATCTGTTGCTACTTTTGTACATGGTGGATTTAGTGGATGGCAACcgattatatataaaacaggTGCTTTTTCAGAATTATGTAAAGAAGGTGATGAAGTACAGATTTTTAAAGTAGACGagaatatatcatataattctTGTGGTAATAGAGATGCAgctataaataatttatttacattatccttctttttacattttttcttatcatcAATGAGTGGATTTATATTAGATACGTTTGGTGAAAAAGTATGTTTCTTATGTGGACAAATTATTTTAGCTTTAgcctttttttctttagcCATTTTAAAATTCTCATACGTATggtatatattcttttttttattgggTGTATCAGCAGATTTGTCTTTTATaccattattaaaaatatcgaAATATTTTCCAGGACAAGAATCCTTAATTTTTGGAATCTTGGGTTCAGCGAGATCTACTGGATTTGCTGTAGGTTTATTATTGAAAATTGCTTTTTTCTATTTGTTTAATTTTGGTAATAatgaattttatatattatgtgtaatatatttatgtacatgTATATTATTCTCATTTCTTGTtggtatatttattatgccTGGAAAGAGTACTAATAATAAATCTACTATGCAAGGACAAgataatatacaaattaaTAGTGAACGTGCTACCGGATCATCGATGAcagataagaaaaataataataataataataataataataataatggtatATTCCAAGAAATGGAAAATTTAGAAAGTGGTAAAAGATCATCAATTAATATATCAGACAGAAATTCATTATCTAAAcctcaaaataataataataataatacgtCCCTTTTAGAATATATCAAATCTTTATGGGCACATCCACAAAAATGGGAATATTTAATAACAGTTTTTATATGTAGTTCAAGTATGATTAGATTTGATTATTTTATCAAAACAAATAGATCTTTCTTTATGACCAATGCATATGATTTAACAACCGTCTTTTCTTTATCAACAGTTCTGTCTTTTTTACCATCTCCACTTTTTGGATATATTAGTGGCAAATTAGGTTCTGTTTATGGAAtcttaattaataatttgtttataCTATTAACATATGTATGTGTTTTATTTAATCCTAtcttattcaaatatatagccatctttacatttttcttcttcatatcATTTGCTTTTTCATGTTTCTACTGTTATgttgatgaaaaatattcaaaGGAACATTTTGGAAAATTGTGTGGTATTATGTTTGCCGTTAGTGCAATATGTTTGAGCATCAACTTTTATTTAACATACCTTACAGATGTTGTCTATGCAAAACTCGGAGAATTCAAACACATGCCAGTCACCTACGGATTGAACGTCTTGGGTCTTGTATCCTTAATAGgatgtatatatttgaaggttacagaaaagaagaaaaacaaaaactaa
- a CDS encoding GINS complex subunit Psf3, putative codes for MNEEILKNIKVNNNFLEFEEIIKDINTPFNFIDLVEIPCVPVVDLYGLSLLNNEAYLEYKSGLREDKLNADDEIKLTLFFAVKLYKKNIIRIKFPSYYDIIETLKFDPVSVTIGLFNQFYFETAYELCNLLPINEWPSTNFYDILRKAEKTRIHFLINNKTKLNSYFLEGLTNKEKKIYKYFLEGTSKEREKLNKETTLFHFYEKEKC; via the coding sequence atgaatgaagaaatattgaagaatataaaagtgaataacaattttttagaatttgaagaaataataaaagatataaatacaccttttaattttattgatTTAGTTGAAATACCATGTGTACCTGTTGTGGATTTATATGGGTTGTCactattaaataatgaagcATATTTAGAATATAAAAGTGGATTGAGGGAAGATAAATTAAATGCGgatgatgaaataaaattaacattattttttgctgtaaaattatataaaaagaatataataagaataaaatttccttcttattatgatattataGAAACATTAAAATTCGATCCAGTATCTGTTACTATAGGTTTATTTaatcaattttattttgaaacAGCATATGAATTATGTAACTTATTGCCTATTAATGAATGGCCTTCTACcaatttttatgatattttaagaaaagctgaaaaaacaagaattcattttttaattaataataaaaccaAATTAAATTCTTATTTCTTAGAAGGTCTcacaaataaagaaaaaaaaatttataaatattttctggAAGGAACATCGAAGGAAAGAGAAAAACTCAACAAGGAGACGAccttatttcatttttacgAAAAGGAGAAATGCTAa